One Oscillospiraceae bacterium genomic window, TGTTGACGATGGCCGGCATGGCATTTTCAATGACATTTTCCTCTTTTTTTGGCTCGTCTTTATTGCCGCCCAGCCCAAGCGATTGTGCCATGGCCATAATCTTCTCCATGCCGGCCGGGTCGTTGAGCATGGCCGATATTTTACTTTCTATGTCCATAGCCTTCCCCCGCGAAACCGGTTTCACGGGAACCCCCTTTCGATTTTATCAGCAGCGCCACAAATGTTATTCCGTTGCTTTCTTAACCTGCGCAATCAAATCCTGCCCTTCTTTGCTTGTCACCAGGTCTTTGAGCAGAGCTGACATGGCAGTCGCGTCACCAGCTTTGGCTTTTTCGGCGTTAAGATTGTTTTTGATTTTGTTGATGCTGTCTTTGTTCTCGACGATATTGACTTTGCGCATAATATCGTCCAAGTTGGCCGCCGCTTTAGCACCATTAGGATTACTTTGCAACATTTGCTGTAACAGTTCCGAATTCATAAATTTGCCTCCTGCTGTCTTATCAATATGCTCCCATTCTATGCGGCAAAACAGGCGGACTTTACAGATGGGCTTAAATTGAGTATAATGTGTAAGGCGCGATGTCCTCATCGCGTTGAGACAACAAATAGTCATTTTATCACACGGCGTGATGAGGACGTCACGCCCTACACAGGAGGAACAATGCAAAAACGCGATTATTATGACGTGCTTGGCGTCGGCAAAAGTGCCGGCGACGACGAAATAAAAAAAGCCTATCGAAAGTTGGCAAAACAATACCATCCCGACCTCAATCAAGGTGACGATGAGGCCGAAGTGAAGTTCAAGGAAGTCAACGAAGCCTACAATGTGCTAAGTGACGGCGATTTGCGGGCGCGGTATGACCAGATGGGTCACGCCGGCGTTGATCCCAACGGCGCAGGCGGCGGACAGTACAGCGGCGGCTTTGGTGGTGGTGGCGGCTTTGGGTTTGACGGCTTTGATTTGGGTAGCATTTTTGACTCTTTCTTCGGCGGATTCGGGGGCAATCAGCGCGCCAATGCGGCGACACGGGGTGAGAATATTCGCACGGCCGTGACGCTTGACTTTGAAGAAGCGGCATTTGGCTGCGAAAAGAAAATCGCCGTCAACCGCATCGAAGAGTGTCATACCTGCCACGGCAACGGCACAAAGGACGGTAAGCCGGCACCCGTTTGCACGCAGTGCGGCGGCAGCGGCACGGTGCGCGTACAACAACGCACGCCGTTGGGCATGATGGCAACCACCGGTGTCTGCCCGACCTGCCACGGCAAGGGGCGCGTCATCAAGGAACCGTGTGAATCTTGCCGTGGAAGCGGATTGGAGAAAAATCGCGTGGAACTGACGGTCAAGTTCCCCGCCGGTATTGATAACGGGCAAACACTTAATCAACGCCGTCAGGGTCATGCCGGGCAAAACGGCGGTCCGCACGGCGACTTGCTCATCAGCGTCAACGTGCGACCGCATAAACTGTTTGAGCGCGACGGCAACGATGTGCATATGACACAGGACATCAGCTTTGTACAAGCGGCTTTGGGTTCAGCGTTAGAAATTCCCACATTAGAAGGCAAGGTTAAGCACACCATCGCGGCGGGTACGCAGAACGGGAAAGTGGTGATTCTTAAAAACAAGGGCATTGTTGATGTGCACAATAAAGGAAAAGGCAGCCAATATGTGCATATCAATGTCGTTGTACCCACTGACTTGACCGAGGCGCAAAAAGAGTTGTTGCGTGAGTTTGAAGGCTTGCCGCCGAAGAAAAAGAAGAAGAAATAGGTTTTTGTAGGGCGCGGTGAGGGCACTGCGCCGCTTAATTGGTACAACCACTATACTGCGGACGTGATGAAGGCATCGCGAACGCTTGAACGCCGCCCCTACAAAGTTGGAGGATATACCTATGAATGTCTTGCTGCCTATTGCCACAGTTATCTTCGCCGTGTGGTTTGTCGCACGGTATGTTTGTAAGCTCCGGAAACGTGATGACAATACTGTAGAGAACGCACCCCCGTGCATCTCGCAGCAAGGCAGCTGTCCTGAAAAACAGGGTGTTGAACAGGCCCCCCGCCAATCCATTTTTACACGTTCGCGCGGCAAGATGACCCCTTTAGATATACTGCCTCTTGTTGTCATCACACTTGTTTACGCTTGCGTGGCGTTTTTCAACCTCGGCGACAGGCAAGCGCCGCAGTCGGGCTGGATGGCGCGAGAAGAGACGTCCGCCTCTGTTACCATTGACTTGGGCGAAGAGGTTGAACTATACCGCATTGTCTATTTCGGCGGCGTCCTGCAAGCCAATCCGCTGGGAAGCGGGCTTTTTCTGCGCGCCGAGCACTGGGAAGTAAGCGAGGAAGATGACAGTGCTTTTATACCGGTGGTAACGGAGCGGAAAGAGTTTCGAACGGCCTCCGACGCCGCGTTTGTCTGGCGTGAGTTTCAGTTTAACAGCCAAGGCGACGATCGTACACGCTATCTTCATTTGACTGCGTTGCGAACATTTCAAGTCAACGAATTAGGCATTTACGTGCGTGATGCTGACGGCGAAATTACGCGGCTTGACCCTGCTAATTTCGACTTTTTCGACGACGAAAATGCAAAGGCTCTTTTTGACGAGCAACTTTTGATCCCCGGGCAAATTGCCGCTCAAGGCAATGGGCAAGAACCGCAAACGGGCTGGCCGGCGCGAGAAGAGCCGCCCAGTCAAACTGTCATGTTTAGCTTAGGTGAAGAGGTTGAGCTATACCGCATTGTACATTTCAACGGTGTCAAGCACGGCAATATTTGGCAGGATCCTAACCTTCCGCCGTGCTGCGTCATTCGTTTTCAAACGCGCCTTAGCGCCGACGAGCCTTGGGTGGAGCGCGAAACGCTGCGGGCGGGATTTAACGACGTCTTTTATTGGCGGGATCTGCAGCTTGGCGGCGGCGAACATAACCGTGCGCGTTATATCCGTTTGATCTCGGTTCGCACGTTCCAAGTCAACGAAATGGGCATTTACGTGCGTGATGCTGACGGCGAAGTGACGCGGCTTGACCCTGCTAATTTCGACTTTTTCGGCGACGAAAATGCCGCGCGATTGTTTGACGAACAGCATTTAATCCCCGAACACTTCACATTTACCAATCAAATGTACTTCGATGAGATTTACCACGGACGCACGGCGTACGAAGTCATTCATGGCATTTATCCTTATGAGACAACGCATCCGCCGCTGGGCAAAGCCATTATCAGTTTGGGCATTCGCATGTTTGGTATGACGCCGTTTGGCTGGCGGTTTATGGGCGTGGTTTTTGGCATTATGATGTTGCCGTTTTTCTACTGGCTGCTCAAAGGGCTGTTCAACAAAACGCTTGTTGCGGCGGCCGGCACAACGCTGCTTGCCACCGAATTTATGCTCATCACACAATCGCGCATTGCCACCATTGACACGTATACTGTGTTTTTCATTATCGTATCGTACTTGTTCATGTTCCGCTATATCACTTCGGGGTTGGATGCGCCGTTGAAAAAGACGCTGCTGCCGCTGTTCTTATCGGGGTTGGCGTTTGGGTTGGGCGTGGCGAGCAAATGGCCGGTGTTGTACGCGGGATTGGGCCTGCTTGCCTTTTATGTGATGTATCAAGTCGCGCGAATTCGCCATGCGAAGAAACAGGGCGTTGATTGGGTTGTTTTCTTGTCTCGTACACTTTCAGCGTCGATCATTTTCTTTATTTTCGTGCCGGTAACGGTGTATGTTGTGTCCTATGCACCATATGTACAAAACAACCATGAACGCATTGTGTCTATGCGTATTCCCGAGGACGACCACTATTTGGTATGGCAGCCCAGCGGCGAATGCATGCCATTGACGGCAAATAACTTGTGGGATAAAGCGTGGAGCAACTCCATTGACATGTTAAGCTATCACGGCGGCAACCCGGGCGATTCGGCACATCCCTTTGCGGCGGCCTGGTATCACTGGCTGGTCAATGCCCGCCCCATGCTCTTTTATGCCGACTGGGGGTGGTGCAGCGATAACGGGCAGTGGGTATTTCTCGCAGGATTTGCCAGCTTTAACAATCCGCTGATTTCGTGGGCGGGCTTGTTGGCGTTGTTTGCTGTCGCATGGGCATTTTTTCGCAAGCGGCATTGTTTAGCCACCGTATTTATTGTTGTCGGATTTTTATCGCAGTTTGCGCCGTGGCTGCTCATCTCTCGGGAAACGTATGCCTATCACTACTTCCCGTCGATTATTTTCTTGATACTGGCGTTGGCATATATTTTTAACGATTTGCTCGATATGGATATTAAGCAAAACCGCCGGTGGGTGGTAGGCTTTGCCGGCGCATCGGTAGTGTTGTTTGCGCTGTTCCTACCGGTGCTGATTGGCATCCCCATTCCAAGTTGGTATCTTAGCGGACTACAATGGTTGCCGAATTGGCCCTTCTAAATCAAAAAAAGACAGCTCACGCCGTCTTTTTTTGCGCATCGGCAGCCACTAAAACGGCCCTTCTAACAAAGGCTCATCCCATTGACATGCTTTCATATCCACCCGTCCATTAGGCAGAAATGTAACGCCTTCGCTCTCCAACAATCCACGACGTATTTCGGCGCATTCGCCGCCTGTAACGCTGCCGTCTTTTTTAACAACACGTTGCCATGGGATATCATCGGACGGGCAACAGCGCATGGCAAACCCAACGTGACGCGACATACGCGGTGCGCCCAGCATTTGAGCAATTTGCCCGTACGACGCAACCTTGCCGTACGGAATTTGCGCCACAATTTC contains:
- a CDS encoding phospholipid carrier-dependent glycosyltransferase; translation: MNVLLPIATVIFAVWFVARYVCKLRKRDDNTVENAPPCISQQGSCPEKQGVEQAPRQSIFTRSRGKMTPLDILPLVVITLVYACVAFFNLGDRQAPQSGWMAREETSASVTIDLGEEVELYRIVYFGGVLQANPLGSGLFLRAEHWEVSEEDDSAFIPVVTERKEFRTASDAAFVWREFQFNSQGDDRTRYLHLTALRTFQVNELGIYVRDADGEITRLDPANFDFFDDENAKALFDEQLLIPGQIAAQGNGQEPQTGWPAREEPPSQTVMFSLGEEVELYRIVHFNGVKHGNIWQDPNLPPCCVIRFQTRLSADEPWVERETLRAGFNDVFYWRDLQLGGGEHNRARYIRLISVRTFQVNEMGIYVRDADGEVTRLDPANFDFFGDENAARLFDEQHLIPEHFTFTNQMYFDEIYHGRTAYEVIHGIYPYETTHPPLGKAIISLGIRMFGMTPFGWRFMGVVFGIMMLPFFYWLLKGLFNKTLVAAAGTTLLATEFMLITQSRIATIDTYTVFFIIVSYLFMFRYITSGLDAPLKKTLLPLFLSGLAFGLGVASKWPVLYAGLGLLAFYVMYQVARIRHAKKQGVDWVVFLSRTLSASIIFFIFVPVTVYVVSYAPYVQNNHERIVSMRIPEDDHYLVWQPSGECMPLTANNLWDKAWSNSIDMLSYHGGNPGDSAHPFAAAWYHWLVNARPMLFYADWGWCSDNGQWVFLAGFASFNNPLISWAGLLALFAVAWAFFRKRHCLATVFIVVGFLSQFAPWLLISRETYAYHYFPSIIFLILALAYIFNDLLDMDIKQNRRWVVGFAGASVVLFALFLPVLIGIPIPSWYLSGLQWLPNWPF
- a CDS encoding MGMT family protein; this translates as MSNNFFQQVYEIVAQIPYGKVASYGQIAQMLGAPRMSRHVGFAMRCCPSDDIPWQRVVKKDGSVTGGECAEIRRGLLESEGVTFLPNGRVDMKACQWDEPLLEGPF
- the dnaJ gene encoding molecular chaperone DnaJ yields the protein MQKRDYYDVLGVGKSAGDDEIKKAYRKLAKQYHPDLNQGDDEAEVKFKEVNEAYNVLSDGDLRARYDQMGHAGVDPNGAGGGQYSGGFGGGGGFGFDGFDLGSIFDSFFGGFGGNQRANAATRGENIRTAVTLDFEEAAFGCEKKIAVNRIEECHTCHGNGTKDGKPAPVCTQCGGSGTVRVQQRTPLGMMATTGVCPTCHGKGRVIKEPCESCRGSGLEKNRVELTVKFPAGIDNGQTLNQRRQGHAGQNGGPHGDLLISVNVRPHKLFERDGNDVHMTQDISFVQAALGSALEIPTLEGKVKHTIAAGTQNGKVVILKNKGIVDVHNKGKGSQYVHINVVVPTDLTEAQKELLREFEGLPPKKKKKK